The following are encoded together in the Balaenoptera acutorostrata chromosome 9, mBalAcu1.1, whole genome shotgun sequence genome:
- the LOC103014247 gene encoding LOW QUALITY PROTEIN: olfactory receptor 52K1-like (The sequence of the model RefSeq protein was modified relative to this genomic sequence to represent the inferred CDS: deleted 3 bases in 2 codons): protein MKEGEFSGALLPSNITSTHPAAFLLVGIPGLEQLHVWISIPFCFTYTLDLLGNLTLLFIIRADTALHEPMCLFLAMLAATDLVLSSTTLPKMLTIFWFRDQEINFYACLVQMFFLHSFSTMESAVLLAMAFNHYVAICKPLHYITILTGPLITKTGLAAVTQAVTLMTTPPFLLRRFHYCRGPVIAHCYCEHVGVVRLACGDIRFNNIHGIAVAMFIVVLDLLFVVLSYIFILRAVLQLASREAHYKAFGTCVSHIGAILSTYTPVVICSVIHRVARWAAPHVHIFLAIFYLLFSPIVNPIYGVKTKQIRDHVQSIPEKKCIDAHFFP, encoded by the exons GAGAATTTTCAGGAGCCTTGCTACCCTCTAATATTACCTCAACCCATCCAGCTGCCTTCCTGTTGGTAGGAATTCCAGGTTTAGAGCAACTGCATGTCTGGATCTCCATTCCCTTCTGCTTCACCTATACTCTGGACCTGCTTGGCAACCTG ACCCTCCTCTTCATCATTCGAGCTGATACAGCCCTCCACGAGCCCATGTGCCTCTTTTTGGCCATGTTGGCAGCCACTGATCTGGTCCTCTCTTCTACAACACTTCCCAAAATGCTGACTATTTTTTGGTTCAGAGATCAGGAGATCAACTTCTATGCCTGTCTAGTCCAGATGTTCTTTCTCCACTCCTTCTCTACCATGGAGTCAGCAGTGCTGCTGGCCATGGCCTTTAACCACTatgtggccatctgcaagccactGCACTATATCACCATCCTTACTGGGCCACTTATCACCAAGACTGGCTTGGCTGCTGTGACTCAGGCTGTGACACTAATGACTACACCCCCCTTTCTGCTTAGACGCTTCCATTACTGCCGAGGTCCAGTGATTGCCCACTGTTACTGTGAGCACGTGGGTGTGGTAAGGCTGGCCTGTGGGGACATTCGCTTCAACAATATCCATGGTATTGCTGTGGCCATGTTCATAGTGGTGTTGGACCTGCTCTTTGTTGTCCTGTCTTATATCTTCATCCTTCGGGCAGTTCTACAGCTTGCCTCTCGGGAGGCCCATTACAAGGCCTTTGGGACATGTGTGTCCCACATAGGTGCTATCTTGTCCACCTACACACCTGTGGTCATCTGCTCAGTGATACACCGTGTGGCTCGCTGGGCTGCCCCTCATGTCCACATATTCCTTGCtatcttttatcttcttttctcaCCCATAGTCAATCCCATCTATGGTGTCAAGACCAAGCAGATTCGTGATCATGTG CAGTCTATTCCAGAGAAAAAATGTATAGATGCACACTTTTTTCCTTAA